One genomic segment of Oncorhynchus gorbuscha isolate QuinsamMale2020 ecotype Even-year unplaced genomic scaffold, OgorEven_v1.0 Un_scaffold_1058, whole genome shotgun sequence includes these proteins:
- the LOC124021124 gene encoding MHC class II regulatory factor RFX1-like isoform X2, whose protein sequence is MFYSNCCYSVETEYHGSLHSSDSVSDSSPPVVVVQTGVSTQVVQQTTQQVQQHVYSSQYVEGEDSSYTTSTIRSGSYPYPDSSLYSQTPPSSSSSYYESTPTSGSQVINSVTSQSVSITAATGGGGSGYVIQGGHVLGGGDYSSHNTRAAPATVQWLLDNYEGAEGVSLPRCTLYCHYLLHCQDHKLEPVNAASFGKLIRSVFMGLRTRRLGTRGNSKYHYYGLRIKATSSLLRLIDDQQHLALRQQPFSQKHRVKPVLKVEGMSNGMSLGAGQQQGAGLSDISAQVQQYQQFLDASRALPEFPELDLQDRPLPDGIVPEHITAFQQLYREHCEAILDVMVNLQFTLVETLWKTFWRFSESIDADTLSVHGESEERLPKWYLVVLCKYQPVVHWTRDCDNTLYQTLVEILIPDVLRPIPSALTQAIRNFAKSLESWLTSAMMNIPEEMVRMKVMCAGAFAQTLRRYTSLNHLAQAARAVLQNTAQINQMLSDLNRVDFTNVQEQASWVCGCEDAVIQRLEQDFKQTLQQHNSLEQWAAWLDGVVSQVLKPYPHSPAAFPQAAKLFLLRWSFYSSMVIRDLTLRSAASFGSFHLIRLLYDEYMYYLVEHRVAQAKGETPIAVMGEFASVGRSLNCQDPDKDEEEDEEESDEEGVEMTVPSNSAGLGDGEESLEPPVKLARTDPRGLFNTTHTE, encoded by the exons GTGCAGCAGCATGTTTACTCCAGTcagtatgtggagggagaggactCTTCTTACACCACCTCTACCAT tcgTTCTGGCAGCTACCCGTACCCCgactcctccctctactcccagacccctccctcttcctcctcttcctactACGAGTCCACGCCCACCTCGGGGTCACAGGTCATTAACTCCGTGACTTCACAGTCGGTCTCCATCACCGCGGCAACGGGAGGAGGTGGGAGTGGTTACGTCATCCAGGGCGGACACGTATTGGGGGGTGGGGACTACTCCAGTCACAACACCAGAGCAGCGCCCGCCACA gtaCAGTGGCTGCTGGATAACTACGAGGGTGCAGAGGGGGTCAGTCTGCCTCGCTGTACCCTCTACTGCCACTACCTCTTACACTGTCAGGATCACAAGCTGGAACCTGTCAACGCTGCCTCCTTCGGCAAACTCATCAGATCTGTCTTCATGGGGCTGAGGACCAGACGCCTGGGCACACG AGGGAACTCGAAGTACCACTACTATGGTCTTCGTATCAAGGCCACCTCCTCTCTGCTCCGTCTGATAGACGACCAGCAGCACCTCGCTTTGAGACAGCAACCCTTCTCTCAGAAACACAG GGTAAAGCCGGTTCTGAAGGTGGAGGGCATGTCCAATGGGATGTCTCTGGGGGCGGGGCAGCAGCAGGGGGCAGGGCTCAGTGACATCTCAGCTCAAGTGCAACAATACCAGCAGTTCCTGG ACGCGTCGCGGGCGCTGCCTGAGTTCCCAGAGTTGGATCTGCAGGACAGACCTCTTCCTGATGGGATCGTTCCAGAACACATCACAGCCTTCCAACAGCTCTACAGGGAACACTGTGAG GCCATTCTGGATGTGATGGTGAACCTGCAGTTCACTCTGGTGGAGACGCTGTGGAAAACCTTCTGGAGGTTCAGCGAGAGCATCGACGCAGACACACTCAGCGT tcaCGGTGAGTCAGAGGAGCGTCTACCTAAGTGGTACCTGGTGGTGCTGTGTAAGTACCAGCCAGTTGTTCACTGGACCAGAGACTGTGACAACACACTGTACCAGACCCTGGTGGAGATCCTCATCCCCGACGTATTACGACCCATCCCCA gtgcCTTAACTCAAGCCATCCGTAACTTTGCCAAGAGTCTAGAGAGCTGGCTGACAAGCGCCATGATGAACATACCAGAGGAGATGGTCCGCATGAAG gTGATGTGTGCGGGGGCGTTTGCCCAGACGCTGCGTCGCTACACCAGTCTAAACCACCTGGCCCAGGCAGCCAGGGCCGTCCTCCAGAACACCGCCCAGATCAATCAGATGCTGAGTGACCTCAACAGAGTTGACTTCACTAACGTGCAG gAACAGGCGtcgtgggtgtgtggttgtgaggaTGCTGTGATCCAGAGGTTGGAGCAGGACTTCAAGCAGACATTACAACAACATAACTCTCTGGAGCAGTGGGCTGCCTGGCTGGACGGCGTGGTCTCCCAGGTCCTAAAGCCCTACCCACACAGCCCTGCAGCCTTCCCTCAGGCTGCCAAGCTCTTCCTGCTGCGGTGGAGCTTCTACAG tTCCATGGTGATTAGAGACCTGACTCTGCGTAGTGCTGCCAGCTTCGGATCCTTCCACCTGATCAGACTGCTGTATGATGAGTACATGTACTACCTGGTAGAACACAGAGTGGCCCAGGCTAAAGGAGAGACGCCCATCGCTGTCAtgggagag tttgcCAGTGTGGGCAGGAGTCTGAACTGTCAGGACCCTGATAAAG atgaggaagaggatgaggaggagagtgatgaagaggggGTAGAGATGACCGTGCCGTCTAACTCCGCTGGtctgggagatggggaggagtcCCTGGAGCCACCCGTCAAGCTAGCCAGGACTGACCCCCGGGGACTGttcaataccacacacacagagtga